Proteins encoded together in one Anticarsia gemmatalis isolate Benzon Research Colony breed Stoneville strain chromosome 1, ilAntGemm2 primary, whole genome shotgun sequence window:
- the LOC142972403 gene encoding uncharacterized protein LOC142972403 isoform X2, whose product MSNLMDINTEDKLEYQFFPVSSGSVQFKVRTPNDAHIALTMGPQESDPMIEVFIGGWGNTKSVIRRNRTKPEKVEVETPDILNGGEFRGFWVRWDGGIISAGRDGEAIPFISWSDPEPFPIAFVGVCTGWGATGTWKIEVQPSAPVAAPLYAAPPGYPGVAPVGGSGPGTWVDAAGGAIPPGAVVGGQDCNGEPIYVARAQHEGAVIPGKLVASHGVTFVPWGGLEHGKPEYQVLVGGPNNWVPTSGSNVPPGAFRGGESEDGEPLFVGRVEHEGSLTTGKVQQSHGVCYISFAGQELGFPEYQILMP is encoded by the exons CTAACTTAATGG ATATAAACACCGAGGATAAACTCGAATACCAATTCTTCCCGGTATCGAGTGGCTCCGTGCAGTTCAAAGTGAGGACGCCTAATGATGCCCATATCGCCCTTACCATGGGACCCCAAGAAAGTGACCCGATGATTGAG GTCTTCATTGGTGGTTGGGGAAACACAAAAAGCGTGATCAGGAGGAATAGAACTAAGCCAGAAAAAGTTGAAGTCGAGACCCCTGACATCTTGAACGGTGGTGAATTCCGTGGATTCTGGGTCCGTTGGGATGGCGGCATCATCTCCGCCGGCCGCGACGGTGAAGCCATTCCCTTCATTTCTTGGTCGGACCCTGAACCCTTCCCCATCGCCTTCGTGGGAGTGTGCACCGGCTGGGGTGCCACTGGCACCTGGAAGATTGAAG TGCAACCATCGGCCCCTGTTGCCGCACCTTTGTACGCTGCACCTCCCGGCTATCCCGGAGTTGCCCCCGTCGGTGGTAGTGGTCCCGGTACCTGGGTAGACGCCGCCGGTGGCGCCATCCCCCCCGGCGCAGTCGTTGGTGGACAAGACTGCAACGGCGAACCTATCTACGTTGCCAGGGCCCAACACGAAGGTGCAGTGATTCCCGGCAAACTTGTAGCTTCTCATGGAGTCACATTTGTACCGTGGGGAGGTCTGGAGCACGGCAAGCCTGAATACCAG GTGCTGGTCGGTGGCCCCAACAACTGGGTACCCACGAGTGGATCGAACGTTCCCCCTGGAGCTTTCCGTGGTGGTGAGTCCGAGGACGGTGAGCCGCTGTTCGTCGGCCGCGTGGAGCACGAGGGCAGCCTCACCACCGGCAAGGTGCAACAATCCCACGGCGTATGCTACATCTCCTTCGCAGGACAGGAACTCGGATTCCCTGAGTACCAAATCTTGATGCCTTAA
- the LOC142972562 gene encoding uncharacterized protein LOC142972562: MGDTRIITASERNVLHKTDSGGMRFQLKVPLPGLGPALTFTAKHNPFLELYKIIIGRQTKVVNMTAQDQDVTTFTPNNTDFHHFQEFWITWYNKKLRMGVGEEEQPFLEYVMHTDFDVGYVQFNTMSRNWAPVEWIIETSPVMLKKIPPIRLEERLEWVTMEDNKLPADAMIGGFEDEPIYIARAFHNNSLCPGKYVPSKGMAFLAWGHREHVKKDFEILCGYNAKWIKTKLNYIPTNAFVGGRSEVQNEPLYIGRAMHEGNLLPGKIHIRYKTLFLPYKGKEVEKSNFEILVIPQDGIPQAIPFDMMQEV, from the exons ATGGGAGATACAAGGA ttataacaGCTTCAGAGCGAAATGTTCTTCATAAGACCGATAGTGGCGGCATGAGGTTTCAATTGAAGGTTCCACTACCCGGCCTAGGACCAGCACTGACATTCACTGCTAAACATAATCCATTCCTGGAGCTATATAAG atcATAATTGGACGTCAAACTAAAGTTGTAAACATGACAGCACAAGATCAAGATGTGACTACATTTACACCAAATAACACTGATTTCCATCATTTCCAAGAGTTTTGGATTACATGGTACAATAAGAAGCTCAGGATGGGCGTGGGGGAAGAAGAACAACCTTTCCTTGAATATGTGATGCACACTGATTTTGATGTGGGATATGTGCAGTTTAACACTATGAGTAGAAACTGGGCACCTGTGGAATGGATTATTGAAA cCTCACCAGtaatgttgaaaaaaatacctCCTATCAGGCTTGAGGAACGGCTCGAGTGGGTAACCATGGAAGATAATAAATTACCAGCTGATGCAATGATTGGTGGGTTTGAAGATGAGCCCATTTATATTGCCCGGGCATTTCATAACAATTCCCTTTGTCCAGGAAAATATGTACCTTCAAAAGGTATGGCATTTTTGGCCTGGGGCCATAGAGAGCATGTGAAAAAGGATTTTGAG atattATGTGGTTACAATGCTAAATGGATTAAAACTAAGCTGAACTACATACCCACAAATGCTTTTGTTGGAGGAAGATCTGAGGTGCAGAATGAACCTCTTTACATAGGCCGAGCCATGCATGAAGGTAACCTCTTACCAGGGAAAATACACATTCGCTATAAAACACTCTTCCTACCATATAAAGGCAAAGAGGTTGAGAAGtctaattttgaaatattagtcATTCCACAAGATGGTATACCACAAGCAATACCCTTTGATATGATGCaagaagtttaa
- the LOC142972403 gene encoding uncharacterized protein LOC142972403 isoform X1: MSNLMDINTEDKLEYQFFPVSSGSVQFKVRTPNDAHIALTMGPQESDPMIEVFIGGWGNTKSVIRRNRTKPEKVEVETPDILNGGEFRGFWVRWDGGIISAGRDGEAIPFISWSDPEPFPIAFVGVCTGWGATGTWKIEDGAEFNTPDSLEYKFGPVANGTLRFDFRGPHNCHVCLTQAPAEVDPIYEIMLGGWENTQSVIRYCKQKPEKVTVPTPGLVNPNEFKRFLIQWRCGRLMVRDGETGATLMEWVDPNPFNITHFGIRTGWGARGQWRIHHFNSGAGGQSLQPSAPVAAPLYAAPPGYPGVAPVGGSGPGTWVDAAGGAIPPGAVVGGQDCNGEPIYVARAQHEGAVIPGKLVASHGVTFVPWGGLEHGKPEYQVLVGGPNNWVPTSGSNVPPGAFRGGESEDGEPLFVGRVEHEGSLTTGKVQQSHGVCYISFAGQELGFPEYQILMP, translated from the exons CTAACTTAATGG ATATAAACACCGAGGATAAACTCGAATACCAATTCTTCCCGGTATCGAGTGGCTCCGTGCAGTTCAAAGTGAGGACGCCTAATGATGCCCATATCGCCCTTACCATGGGACCCCAAGAAAGTGACCCGATGATTGAG GTCTTCATTGGTGGTTGGGGAAACACAAAAAGCGTGATCAGGAGGAATAGAACTAAGCCAGAAAAAGTTGAAGTCGAGACCCCTGACATCTTGAACGGTGGTGAATTCCGTGGATTCTGGGTCCGTTGGGATGGCGGCATCATCTCCGCCGGCCGCGACGGTGAAGCCATTCCCTTCATTTCTTGGTCGGACCCTGAACCCTTCCCCATCGCCTTCGTGGGAGTGTGCACCGGCTGGGGTGCCACTGGCACCTGGAAGATTGAAG ATGGTGCTGAATTCAATACTCCAGACAGCCTAGAATATAAATTCGGACCCGTCGCTAACGGCACCCTGAGATTTGATTTCCGCGGTCCTCACAACTGCCACGTGTGCCTGACGCAAGCGCCCGCCGAGGTGGACCCCATATACGAGATTATGCTTGGAGGCTGGGAGAACACCCAGTCGGTTATTAGATACTGCAAACAGAAACCAGAAAAG GTAACAGTACCGACTCCAGGACTTGTGAACCCTAACGAGTTCAAGCGTTTCCTTATTCAATGGAGATGTGGCAGACTGATGGTGCGTGATGGAGAAACAGGCGCTACGCTTATGGAGTGGGTGGACCCCAATCCATTCAATATCACACACTTCGGCATCCGCACTGGCTGGGGTGCCCGTGGCCAGTGGCGCATTCATCATTTCAATAGCGGCGCGGGCGGGCAGTCAC TGCAACCATCGGCCCCTGTTGCCGCACCTTTGTACGCTGCACCTCCCGGCTATCCCGGAGTTGCCCCCGTCGGTGGTAGTGGTCCCGGTACCTGGGTAGACGCCGCCGGTGGCGCCATCCCCCCCGGCGCAGTCGTTGGTGGACAAGACTGCAACGGCGAACCTATCTACGTTGCCAGGGCCCAACACGAAGGTGCAGTGATTCCCGGCAAACTTGTAGCTTCTCATGGAGTCACATTTGTACCGTGGGGAGGTCTGGAGCACGGCAAGCCTGAATACCAG GTGCTGGTCGGTGGCCCCAACAACTGGGTACCCACGAGTGGATCGAACGTTCCCCCTGGAGCTTTCCGTGGTGGTGAGTCCGAGGACGGTGAGCCGCTGTTCGTCGGCCGCGTGGAGCACGAGGGCAGCCTCACCACCGGCAAGGTGCAACAATCCCACGGCGTATGCTACATCTCCTTCGCAGGACAGGAACTCGGATTCCCTGAGTACCAAATCTTGATGCCTTAA
- the LOC142972553 gene encoding uncharacterized protein LOC142972553 gives MGDIAEFVTMHGYQKVFYKITSSAISFEIKTTGNAVIGLAKKIGPECDFLIAIGNDRRSWIKKLHGREFREVAETPNILTPHEFRRFWLSWDGDGIRLGGEGHNNPIVACNCKATDMKYITFFVISEHYQFPVFWRVELPPVIKKPALKPITEGELYWVPIEADTDVLPPDGALIGGYEKENLYVIRSKHRGSVTPGKFVPSLGLSFISWGGESHNKSTYEVLCGFDCMWVPTSKDRIPVGAVVGGHSENIEHEKLYVGRVRHLGHIIPGKVQPSHRVCYVAYEGKEVGVENYEILVVPEQRRCANTLLVPHMEMNLESDDDNDDDHDSSVDYNEDAHFFVEAL, from the exons ATGGGTGATATAGCTG AATTTGTTACGATGCATGGATATCAAAAAGTGTTCTATAAAATTACAAGCAGTGCTATAAGCTTCGAGATTAAAACCACAGGAAATGCTGTCATAGGGTTAGCAAAGAAGATTGGTCCAGAATGTGATTTTTTG aTTGCAATTGGCAATGATCGCCGATCCTGGATTAAAAAGCTACATGGAAGGGAGTTTAGGGAAGTAGCAGAGACACCAAATATTTTAACTCCTCATGAGTTCAGAAGGTTCTGGCTATCATGGGATGGGGATGGGATCCGGCTTGGTGGTGAAGGACACAACAATCCAATTGTAGCGTGCAATTGTAAAGCAACCGACATGAAATACATTACCTTCTTTGTCATTTCTGAACACTACCAGTTTCCAGTGTTTTGGAGAGTTGAGT TGCCACCAGTGATAAAAAAGCCTGCTCTCAAACCCATAACTGAGGGAGAACTTTACTGGGTACCAATAGAGGCTGACACAGATGTACTACCACCAGATGGTGCACTTATTGGAGGGTATGAAAAGGAGAATCTATATGTAATCAGAAGCAAACACAGAGGTTCAGTCACTCCTGGAAAATTTGTACCTTCCCTAGGCTTGTCCTTCATTTCTTGGGGAGGAGAGTCCCATAACAAAAGTACATATGAG GTATTATGTGGTTTCGATTGTATGTGGGTTCCAACATCGAAGGACAGGATACCTGTTGGAGCAGTAGTCGGTGGTCACTCAGAGAACATTGAGCATGAGAAGCTGTATGTCGGCAGAGTTAGACATTTAGGTCACATCATTCCTGGCAAAGTTCAGCCCTCACACCGAGTCTGTTACGTAGCGTATGAGGGTAAAGAAGTTGGAGTGGAGAATTATGAAATTTTAGTAGTGCCTGAACAGAGAAGATGTGCCAACACTTTATTGGTGCCACATATGGAAATGAACCTGGAATCGGATGACGACAACGACGACGACCATGACTCCTCCGTTGATTATAACGAAGATGCACATTTTTTTGTGGAAGCACTTTAa